The Klebsiella sp. RIT-PI-d genomic sequence TAGCAGATAAACGATACCAGCATAACCTGCCGCTTCGCCAGCTTATGTCCGCAGTATGCCCGTCCCAGTAAATCGTAAAAGCCGTACATCACATAGCTGAGGATCACCAGCCCGACGGCACTTAACAACGCCAGACGGTTATAGTCGCGGATCACATTCCACACGTCTTCCCAGTTCACCTTTTTGGCATACACTACCAGCAGGACCGTTACGGCAATAAAAAACAGCCAGGTAAGGATTTTTTTCGCCAGCCGCCAGCGAGGATGTGGTTTAGCCATCAGGATTTTACTCCGGAATTTTCGGTATTAATGCGATCCTGAGTTTCAAGCTCCGGTTGCACTGGAGGATCGACCTCGGCCACAAGCGGCGTGTGCGCGGGAAGCCAGCCGACCAGCGCCGGGAAATGGCGCAGAAAGTGGAACGCCACCACGCTTTTACCGAGGTTCCACCAGGTGCGTTTGGGCATCATCGTTTCATCCACCAGCATGCAGTCCTTACTGATAATGGCGTTCAGATTTTCCCGCAGCGTCTGGTTGAACTCCTGATCGTGAATGATCAAATTGGCCTCAAGATTAAGAGACAGGCTCAGCGGATCGAGATTGCTGGAGCCTACCGTGGCCCAGCGATCGTCCATCAGCGCAACCTTGCCATGCAGCGGACGACGGCGGTACTCGTAAACACTGACACCACCTTTGATCAGGTAGTTGTACAGCAGCCTGGCCCCGACCTTCACAATCGGCATATCCGGTTCGCCCTGGACAATCAGCTTCACTTTCACGCCGCGGCGGGCGGCATTACGCATCGCATGCAGCAAACGATAGCCGGGGAAAAAATAGGCGTTAGCAATGATCACTTCACGACGCGCATTCGCCAGCATCTTCAAATAGTGGCGTTCAATATCATCACGATGTTCATCGTTATCGCGCCAGATAAACAACGCCTGGGCGTTGCCCGGTTTAGTATTCTCAACCGCCCGATGATGGCGTCGCCACCAGCGCCGCACCGACGCATTACCCGGCAGATTTTCAACCTCAAATTGCAGGATATCCTGAACGACCGGGCCTTCAATGCGGATGGCATAATCTTGTTTGGCCTGTGGACCATAGCTGGACATGTGCTCAGCGGAGTAATTAATACCGCCCACAAAGGCGACATCGGTATCAATAACCACGATCTTGCGGTGCATCCGGCGAAAGACGTTAGTGCGCATTCCCATTGTACGCGGACGCGGATCGTAATAACGGAAGATGACGCCGGCGGCCGTTAGCTCATTAACAAAATCATCACTAAGATCCGGTGAGCCATACCCGTCCAGCAGAACATCAATCTTCACGCCGCGCTGGGCCGCACGTAACAATACTGCGTGCAGCGCTTTACCAACCTCATCCTCAAACCAGATAAAAGTTTCGAGGATAACCCGGCTTTTAGCCTCATCAATGGCCGCATGGACCGCCGGATAAAATTGCTCGCCGTTCTCCAGTAACTGGATGCGGTTTCCTTCTCGCCAGTCACACTTCATAGGTGGATCTCCGCACTTAATGGGGCATGGTCGGACAGATGACGCCAGTTGCGCAGTACCAGCGCCGATGGGCTACTGGCATGGGCATTCTTAACATAGATCCGGTCCAGTCGTAGCAGGGGAAAACTGACGGGAAATGTGCGCGCAGGACGGCCTTTGGCACGTGTAAAGATCTCTTCCAGACCCGCTTTTGATTTCAGGGGGTAATTCGCTTTCTGTCGCCAGTCATTAAAATCGCCTGCCACCACTACCGGCTCGCCGTCGGGAAAGCTGTTGACCCAGTCGGCCAGCATGGCTAACTGGGCCTGACGGTGCGCCTCGCGTAATCCGAGGTGAACGCAGATGACATGAATACGATAATCGACCCCAGGCGGCGCAATACGACAATAGAGCAGGCCGCGTTTTTCGCTGCCGTCGACGGAAACGTCACGGTTCTCGTAGTGTTCGATAGGATAACGTGATAGCACCGCATTACCATGATGCCCTTCCGGGTACACCGCATTGCGGCCATAAGCGAAGTCACTCCACATGGTGTCCGCCAGAAATTCGTAGTGGGTCATATCCGGCCAGTTCTCTACGTGCAGAGGATGCACTTCGTGCGCCCCCATAACTTCCTGAAGACACACGATATCTGCGCCAACAGTGCGCACTGCATCACGCAACTCGGGCAAAATAAAGCGTCGGTTGAATGCAGTGAATCCTTTATGTGTGTTAATGGTGAGTACTTTTAATGAAAAATGTTGCGCATGTTGGGTCATGATTCTCCTGCCAGCGTCACTATCCTGTTTAAAATAGTGTAGTCGGCGTCACAAAAAGGTGCGTTGTTACGGAATTTTCCGTAAAGTCCGGTAGTCTGAGATATCAGTTAAAAATTCTTCGGGAGAAATGCCATGAAGTGGCGACAACGTGTTCGTGTCGCAACAGGTCTCTGTTGCTGGCAGATTATGTTGCATTTGCTGATTGCGGCGTTATTGATCGCAGGCTGGATGAGCGGCGTATTAGTGCATATTGGCGTGGGGCTATGCGCGGTTTATAGCGTCACAGTATTACTGATGCTGGGGCTTCAGCGGCATCATGACAGGCGCTGGCGTGACGTGGCCGACGTACTGGAAGAGCTAACCACGACCTGGTATTTTGGCACCGCGATGATCGTCCTGTGGCTTATGTCTCGCGTACTGCAAAATAACCTGCTGCTGGCGCTGGCCGGGCTGGCTATCCTTGCCGGGCCCGCAATTATGTCATTACTGGCGAAAGACAAAAAATTAAGCAATCTTACGGCGAAACATCATATACGCCACTGATCCTGTGGTGACCGCTATCGCCAGTAGCGGCCACAGGCTTCCCCAGACAATCTCCAGACTCGCATCCTTCAAATAGATCTGCTTGGTAATATCGGTAAAGTGGCGAATCGGATTCACCCACGTCAGGTTCTGCAACCATACCGGCATGTTTTCTACCGGCGACACGTAGCCTGAGAGCAGGATCGCCGGCATCATAAAGACAAAAACCCCGATAAACGCCTGCTGCTGGGTCGAGCACAGCGACGAAATCAACAGCCCGAAGCCTACCAGCGACAAGCCATAAATTATCATCGTAAAGTAAAACAGCCCCAGCGATCCGGCAAAGGGAATATGATAAGCCCAGATCCCGACCGCCAGTACAACCGTGGCCTGAAACATGGCGACAATCAGCGCCGGCACAGCCTTACCGACAAAAATTTGCCAGGTTGCTAAGGGTGACACCAGTAGCTGATCCAGGGTGCCCTGCTCACGTTCCCGGGCGACGGAAAGCGAAGTGACAATCATCACGCCAATAGTGGTAATCATGGCAATCAACGACGGCACGATAAACCACTTGTAATCCAGATTTGGGTTATACCAGTTGCGAACTATCAGCTCACTATTATTAGGCTTTGGCTGGTTTTGCGTCAGTTCCAGTTGATAGTTTTTTACCATTTGCTGCAGATAATTCGCCGCAATTTGCGCGCTGTTCGAGTTTCGCCCGTCGAGGATCAGCTGAACTGTGGCGGGCTGAAGGGCGTCGAGATTACGCGAAAAATCGGCCGGAAAGCGCACTAGTAGTAGCGCTTTTTGCTGGTCCAGCGTGGGTCTGATCTCCTGCGGACTTCTGAGCAGCAGAACGTGGGTGAAGGCCTTTGCGCGGGCAAATCGCTGGGTTAGCTCAACCGCATGTCTGCCATTATCTTCATTATAAATAGCGATTGTTGCATTGCTGACTTCCAGCGTAGCTGCAAATGGAAAGAGCAGTACCTGAATCAATACCGGAAGGACCAGAATGGCGCGGGTTTGTGGCTCGCGCAATAGCGACTGAAGCTCTTTACGAATTAACGTCCATAAACGATAAAACATAGCATCTCCCGTAACATCCTGCCGCGCCGGGATATCCGGTCAAGGACTTATAGCATGACGTAAAGAATATATCTATTTCATCTTAGGTTCAAAATGATGAAACTGGACTTCGCAATGTTTATCTAAATCATAGATCTGCGCATAATTTTCAGAATCAGTACTCAGCTCTTGCAGATTTTCTACCCTCTCTGGATGCATGGCGTGTTGAATAAAATCTCCGGGGCTGCATTGAATGGGTTCGGGAAAATTTGAATCCTGCAGATACCATATATTGTTCTTTTTCGTAAAGCACACGGCATGCCCGCTCTGTTGGCTAGCTTCCGAGGCATCAAAGGTGCAAATAAGGCTGTCCTGCTGCTCTATTTCTCTAATTTGTTTGCTATCAGTCTCCCATTTTTTAAACGATTTATCCTCGCTTGAAATCCGCTTCGGCAACGAATAGAGCTGGTTTACAATATCAATGACTCCCAGTGTAAGAAAATTGCTGGATAGGGCTGAAGCAACAAAACTGCCATCACAAAGCTTTTTGTTATAATCAATAATATTGCTTTTATATAACAATATGGTGAATTCCCCTAATTTAGGGATGATATGGGATTTATCTTTTACCGATCCCGGTTGGCCTCCACACTGCGCTGACATCTTGCTCATTTCTTTTATTTCAGTTTCAAGTCGATACTTTATACCACAAAAAAGAAGCTCCAGGCGACGCGGTGTCAGCGGCAAAAAGGGTCTTTTTTCTCTCTCACACCATGAAGCAAGATAATGATTATTAGCATGCACAGTACAGGTTCCAGAAGCTTCATACTGCATTTCGTGATACAAACCGCTCTCAGGGTCCCGGCCCTGTTCGCCGACAAATAAAGGGATCGTATTAGCGTAATCGAGACTGTTATTCAGCATTTCATCAACAGGAGGCAGGTCAGTAAATCGTGCTGATGACGCCCAGTCCGCCTGAGCATGTATACGCAGTATTTTTAGGCAAAAATCCATTACCGCCAGCTTTTTCTCCAGAGTACATTTTTTTACCAGTAGCGCCTCTTCTGGTGTGAGTAAAAATGATCGGTTATCGTCTTCGGGTGAGGAGTGGCAAGTATTAGCGGCGATCGCTATTTCTTCATTTAATATCGATAAATAGAGTCGCCCTAATTCTGCATCATGGACAGCAGATTCTTTCAGCGACTGAGTTAGCGCACGGGTTACCTTATCGCTCAGTACTGGTTTTTCTGTGCTGGTGTCAACTTTAGCGGAAATAAATTCCAGATCACCTTGTAAGCCTTTTATTCTACTCTGCAAAAGATTCGTTTGCTTTCCTATTATGGTTTCAGGTTTCTGATTTACGTCTGTAATCCTGTTTCTGGCAATGTCGTCCTGTAGGCGCGCTGTATTTTGCGCTTCTGTATTTTCAATCTTGTCACGGCCAGCACTGATCAGACTGTTTTTCACGCTTTTGCATAAATAGGTAAATGCATTCTTAGGTTGATGGTTTTCGATGATATTTACAGTATCATAAGTGGAAGGGGTAATATCAGGTAAATGGTTGTGGCCAGGCGAACGAACTAGCATAATAGCTTCCTGCAGCAAGTTTAAATTATATACTATTCTAGAACGCAAAATAAGGAAATCCATAAAAACTCATTTAGTCATAAAACTGTATGTCTGAGATTAGTGGTCAGGTCGTATGAATTATTATGCTGTCAATAAATTTTGCTTTTTGCGTTGTCTGTTATTTATTTCCTTGCGTTTTTCTTTTTCGGCTGCTTCACCTGCCTTAGTGATAACATTTTCTATGCACTTAGCCTGAATATTAATGGATTATGGTGATGTCTTTAAGTGGCCTGGTAGTTTACGTACTTATAAGCTCATGAGTATCGTTACTGTGAAAATATTTAATGTTACTCGCCCACTACGGGTACCTGAAATGCTACCATTCGGCAGTGGGCCTCGCTATGCGATTTAACTATAATGCATTGAAATCTATAGTCAGTTAACTACCTGTGTGCTTACGTTTTCCTGGCTCCTCTGTGGTTCATAATGGTAAAATGCCAGGATTGAGTCTTTAGATAATTTATTATCTTGCTTGTAATCACAAGAATCCAGTCTCTCTCTAATCAGAGGATTAGTTTCTTTGTTGTTAATAAAACGGATGAATTGACTGGGCTGACATTTAATAGGTTTTCGTAAGTTGGAATCCTGAAGATACCATTCATTATTTTTCTTAGTAAAGCATATGGCGTGACCATAATCCTCAAGCTCTGACTCAAGTACGCAGATAAGACTATCTTGTTGCTGTTCTAATTTTTTTATTTTTGTAAGGTCTTTGTTCCAGTCAGAAAATTTTTTCGCGCCCTCAAATATCTGCGCTGGCATACCATATAATTGGTTTATCTTCTCATTAACTTTCGAGCTAAGGATGAATCCTGTTGTTATAACGTCAATAATCTTATTTTTGTGTGCCT encodes the following:
- a CDS encoding ABC transporter permease, with amino-acid sequence MFYRLWTLIRKELQSLLREPQTRAILVLPVLIQVLLFPFAATLEVSNATIAIYNEDNGRHAVELTQRFARAKAFTHVLLLRSPQEIRPTLDQQKALLLVRFPADFSRNLDALQPATVQLILDGRNSNSAQIAANYLQQMVKNYQLELTQNQPKPNNSELIVRNWYNPNLDYKWFIVPSLIAMITTIGVMIVTSLSVAREREQGTLDQLLVSPLATWQIFVGKAVPALIVAMFQATVVLAVGIWAYHIPFAGSLGLFYFTMIIYGLSLVGFGLLISSLCSTQQQAFIGVFVFMMPAILLSGYVSPVENMPVWLQNLTWVNPIRHFTDITKQIYLKDASLEIVWGSLWPLLAIAVTTGSVAYMMFRRKIA
- the clsB gene encoding cardiolipin synthase ClsB, producing the protein MKCDWREGNRIQLLENGEQFYPAVHAAIDEAKSRVILETFIWFEDEVGKALHAVLLRAAQRGVKIDVLLDGYGSPDLSDDFVNELTAAGVIFRYYDPRPRTMGMRTNVFRRMHRKIVVIDTDVAFVGGINYSAEHMSSYGPQAKQDYAIRIEGPVVQDILQFEVENLPGNASVRRWWRRHHRAVENTKPGNAQALFIWRDNDEHRDDIERHYLKMLANARREVIIANAYFFPGYRLLHAMRNAARRGVKVKLIVQGEPDMPIVKVGARLLYNYLIKGGVSVYEYRRRPLHGKVALMDDRWATVGSSNLDPLSLSLNLEANLIIHDQEFNQTLRENLNAIISKDCMLVDETMMPKRTWWNLGKSVVAFHFLRHFPALVGWLPAHTPLVAEVDPPVQPELETQDRINTENSGVKS
- a CDS encoding endonuclease/exonuclease/phosphatase family protein, with product MTQHAQHFSLKVLTINTHKGFTAFNRRFILPELRDAVRTVGADIVCLQEVMGAHEVHPLHVENWPDMTHYEFLADTMWSDFAYGRNAVYPEGHHGNAVLSRYPIEHYENRDVSVDGSEKRGLLYCRIAPPGVDYRIHVICVHLGLREAHRQAQLAMLADWVNSFPDGEPVVVAGDFNDWRQKANYPLKSKAGLEEIFTRAKGRPARTFPVSFPLLRLDRIYVKNAHASSPSALVLRNWRHLSDHAPLSAEIHL
- a CDS encoding YbhQ family protein yields the protein MKWRQRVRVATGLCCWQIMLHLLIAALLIAGWMSGVLVHIGVGLCAVYSVTVLLMLGLQRHHDRRWRDVADVLEELTTTWYFGTAMIVLWLMSRVLQNNLLLALAGLAILAGPAIMSLLAKDKKLSNLTAKHHIRH